The DNA segment CATTGCATAAGCACCGAACAGCAAATGGAATTAACGAGGCTACTACAACCGTAACAGCAATATCCCCAAAAACAACCTTGAGCTTCCTTTAATCTAGGTGGAAGCCTCTACGATGAACATCAATTCGACCTCGCACCAACATCTTCCATTTACTGCCTACATTTAAGCGCAGTCTGGTCCTACCTATTCCACTCTGAATAGGACCTCATGCTTGTGAGCATAAATTGCAACTTCCCTTAGACTAGTAGATGAAAACCATTGCCTCCTTTTCCATTCTTGTCATTATGTGCCAAGTAGCATTTTCTCAAAGCAAAGACCAATACTCGTGGTATGAGAATTTCATGCAGGTTTATCCTATTGGAGAGGATTTGAATCTGCGATACATGTCGAGCAATACGAAGTACGAAACCATTCTTTTCGATGGCAATCCTACCATGAAGATCGGTCTGTACAACAATTTCATCAAACGGCTGATGGACAAGAGTAAACTACACTCCATGGCCCAATATGTGTCATTATCGCCTCAGTTGCGGATGTATGCAGAGAAATCGCAACCAGTAAAAATGCCTTCCTATCGCATACTATTAGGAACGCAGCACCTGTTCAGGCTGAAAGTACCAGCCGCTGACATCGCACGTTTTGTTGGATTCTCGCTCGAAAGTGGCCATTACAGCAATGGCCAGTCGGGATGTGCCTTTTCTACTTCAATTAATGATGCTACACCTGCTTGCGATAGTGTCTACGCGCTCATCAATGATCAAACCGACCTTTCAGCCATGCTGAACAGGAAGAACGGCAACTTCTCTACCAACCTTACCGAATTTATTGTCAATTACCGTACGTGTAAGTTGGATAGCGAATTCAGAGCCATACGGGTTCATTCCATCAGTGTGGGCTATATGCTCTATCACAACCGGATGTTCGGCATTATTGACCTTGGAGGTTTTTCTGACAATGACATCAAGATATTCGGAAGGCACCGTTTGTCTGGCATGTATGAGTTTGTGAAAGCGTTTTCGGTGGGAAAGAAACAGTGGTATCAGCGCATCCGCTTAAAGCAACAGTTTGAAGTGATCATTGGTGCTCACCCGCATGTAAATCCACTTCGGATGGAAACATCTGCCACTTACTATCCCATACAGGGCGCCAAGTCGCTAGGTTTTGCGGTGAGCTACATCTACGGGCACGACAACTATAACTACCGCTTTGTAGATGCTGGCCACCAAGCTACTGTTGGCATTTCGTGGGACTTCTTCCCTCCTGTCAAGCTCTCGGGATTGTAAGCGATCATTGAAAGGTATTAGGACCCAGGTAATGGCTTTTAGCGGCTTGCATAGCTCGCAAAAACCTTTGAAAGAAGCAGGCCTTATTAAAGTTCCATTCCGTGAATTTGAGGTTGGCGTTGCCCACCATGGAAAAGATCTGTGGAGCCACGCCATCGCCAAAGGTTTATTTTGAAGGGCATGTAAAGCACTATTCACGTTCAACTAGTTTTGTATCCGAAACATCGAACGGATTTCGATAACCAGACCAGAAGGCCACCTGTTTATCGGCCAAGGTGATTCACAGACTAAGGAATATGAAATGATCTACGATCCAAAAAACCCATGGCATAGCGTGCATCCAGGAGAAGATGCACCGAACATAGTAACAGGCATTATCGAAATCCCAAAGGATTCGCGGGCCAAGTACGAACTGGATAAGGACACCGGAATGCTCAAACTCGACCGTGTGCTCTTCTCCTCCATGTATTATCCTGCCAATTACGGCTTCATCCCACAAACGTATTGCGATGACAATGACCCTTTGGACATTCTTGTGCTATCGCAAATAAGCATTGTGCCCCTTTGCTTGGTATCTGCCAAGGTGATCGGTGTGATGCAGATGCTTGATGGTGGTTCGGCCGATGATAAGATCATTGCCGTTGCCAACTACGACATGAGCGTAAATCACATCAACGACATATCGGAACTGCCTTCGCATTTCCTTCGCGAATTGAGGTTCTTCTTTGAGCAATACAAGAAACTGGAAAACAAGACCGTGGCGGTAGAAGATTTCCAGAATGCCGAAGCTGCCCGAAAGGTTATTGAGAAGAGCCTACTGGATTATAAGGACCTTATAGCGTCTTGAAACGTTGAATTTCTGGATCATACTCATTACCTACCTATTGGCCCTCCTGGCTTTCGACTTTCTGGTATTACACCGGAAGAATAAGCTGGTAACCATGCGCAAGGCGGCCTTGGAAACGGTCTTCTTTGTGCTAAATGCGTTGGCCTTCAGTGGCATTGTCTATTGGCGATACGATTCGGGCAGCATGGGAACGCTCGATGGCCTATCGGGGAGTAATGCGGTGGCCAAGTACATTTCGGGCTATCTGATTGAACTTTCATTGAGCGTTGACAACCTCTTTGTGATGGCCATGATCTTCGCGTCTTTCAAGGTTCCATCACAATACCAGCACCGTTTACTTTTCCTTGGTATTCTGGGTGCGTTGGTTTTCAGGGCGCTGCTTATAAGTGTTGGGCTCACCCTTATTGAAAGTGTGAAAGGAATAGGCATTGTCTTTGGCCTTTTTCTACTCTATACCGCTTTCAAGACCTTAAAAAGCGAGGCCGACCATGAGGAAGTGGAAGAACCGAAAGGCATTTCAAAGTACTTCCGATTCCGTCATGTGGATGGCGGAAAGTTCATTACCCGTAAGGATGGAAATCTGGTATTCACCTCGCTGTTCGGGGCGCTCATCAGCATTGAATTCAGCGACCTGCTCTTTGCCCTCGATAGCATACCGGCCATCTTTGGCGTTACCACCGATCCGTTCATTGTCTACAGTTCCAACATCTTTGCCATCATGGGCTTGCGTTCGCTCTATTTCTTCCTTGCAAGCATGCTCGATAAGTTTGTTTACCTGAAGTACAGTGTCTTTGCCATTCTCGTTTTTGTCGCAATCAAACTGATGACAGCCGAATTCTATCAGATGCCCGAATGGTTTTCGCTCCTCTTCATTTTCCTTTCGTTGGCCATTGGGATTTACGTCTCATTGTCGCGCCACAAGTCCGTTGACCCTTGAGCAAGTATCTACCTACTTCGTAAAAGGAAATATTTTGTGGCACTGGAATAATGGAACCAGAGCCACTCTAATTTTGCCCCGTGAAAAACGCGGTTAGAACCGTACTTATTGGCTTGACCTTGGCTCTCTATCTACTTGCCATCGGCAGTGTGGGTATACGCACTGCGGCAAGTAAAACTACTGCCCCTTCTACCTCTTCCTCAGAATACGCCTTCACGCTGGCGCAAGGGATCAACGGCATCCAAGACCATTTTATTTCCGTTGAAACGGGTACGATAGGAGCGCTGGTCAGACTGAAGATATCTACCTCTTATTTAAACCTAAGCTGTGCGCTAGAACAGGCCTTGGACCAACAAGCGTTTCGAGGGTTCACATTATCAGCGGACGTCTCGCTTCAGCCCCGTTTAAGACAGCTCATCTTTCCCTTTCATTCCTTCTGGTAAACCGTTTGTGTAAGGCATTGACCGTTTAGGTCAAACGTAAATTTTTAGGATGCGATAAATCTATCGTGTCTATTCAGCATACACAAAAACGAAATTAAAATGAATATAGGAATGATTGTTTTGGGTAGCGTATTGGTTGCCATCTGTTGCCTGCCCTTCGTGGCAGTGAACATATCAAGAAATAAAGTAAAGAAGCATATGATGCAATTGCTTTCCGACCTATTAAGGGAGAATAATGGCACTGCTTCTAAGGTGGAGTACCTCGGAAAAATGTCCATAGCCTTGGATGAAAATCACCAGTTATTGTTCTTCATAAAACAGCACAACGACCGCTGCGAAAAGGTTGTGATAAGCTTGAACGACCTGAGGTCATGCAGACTTGAAAAGGATAGCCGCACAGTGACAAGTGATGGTGGAAATTATCAATTGCTCGAATCGTTGGTGCTGCACTTCGCATCCATGTCAAAAGACAAGTTGAATGTGCGGATATCTGTATTCGATATAACCGAAGACCTGCATTTGAATGGCGAATTGCAATTTGCAGAACGATGGTCGGCCATTATTGACGACCAGCTTCGGTTGGGAGTTAGGAATTAGCACCAAGATAGTAGGCCGCTATTAGCCCTACTCTACCCGTATGCCTTGGCTATTGGCAATACATTCGTTGCAGTAGGTCTTGCTATCGCAACCCGTTACACCCGGGCAATCTGCCGTGCAGTCTATCAGGTAGAATTGTTCTTCTAATTCCTTATCGTAGCAGTCTTTTTTGCAGGCTGTGAAGGTGATGCCGATCACCGCGGCCATTAGGAAAAGTGAATTTCGGTTCATGTAAAGGGGCTTTTTCAGGTACGGATTACGAAGCAAGGGTTCGTTTATTGTGTTTTTTAAAAGGTTTGAAAGGCAGACTTTCCAAGCATACGTTAAAATCAGATAAATGATGATGGATCTTTATTAAAATTCTTCTCTTGATATCAGTTTGCCGTGTTCGTATTCCTCCCTGTACTTTGGTTTAAAGGGGTAACTGTAATATTCCGTGTAATAGCCGTGTTTTTTACCGTCCTCGTATACTGTCACACTGTATATAGTGCCATTTGTGTAGAACTGCGTCTGCTTCTGTGGGCCAATCCGTTCGCCATTTCCATGGTTTTCACCAGAGCACCTTTCTCCTCATCATACATGTAAATGGTTCCGTGTTCTTTTCGTCTTCGCTCCTGCCAAGTGGCACCTATACCCCCATTCTTATAATACTCGGTATGCTCCGTCAGGTAATTGGTAGCCACATTGCAAGGCTCACCAATGGGTAGGAAATCTATCCGCTTAGCTGGGTTTCCATTCTTGTAATAGTACTTGGCGGTACCAATGGCTCGGTCGTCTGTCGGATGGCCGTTAAAGCGTATCCTTGTTTGGCTAGTGTCTTTTAAAAGCCATGTGCCCTCGAACTGTATTTGCCCATCGGCATAGTAATCCTTGATCACATAAAGCAAGTCTTTAAAGGTGCATACCCGATAATAGCTGTGTTTTTTCTTATTGCATAGCTCCCACTTCTTGTCAAAATATAACGTATCTGCAAGGGGCGTGCTTTGGGCACGTACCACTACACTTACTACCGTAAATATCACCACAAGAACCACTGTCAGGGCAATACCGATGCCAGATGGACCATCATGTTGACGGGTCGGGAATTGGCCAAAAACGTTCATCCTATTTCTATTAATCCTCCGCTTAATGCTAACTGACATTAACGGAAATGCTAATGTAACAAGCTTCTTACATTTTTGCAGTACTTTATTGCTTGCTGTGATGCTAGAGGTTTAAGTTTAGAGAAATGAAGGGATGCTTGTCTACTGAAAAGCCAAGCGTGCGTTTGACTCAAAAATCACTAAAAACAGTTCAAATGGCCACATTGGAAAGCTCCCCGCCATGGGCCAGAACCGTGAAATATAATCATCCCAACGTCTTGACATCTACACCCCTTGAACTGAAGGCCGCTAGCGAGGAAGAACAACTAAAGCCCAATGTCGCACGTAGAGCGTTTCTAAAAAAAATCTAATTCCCCTCTCCAGCAAGAATCTGAACCGATAAGGCAGTAAGCTCTCCTTTCAAACTTGCATCTTTTCGGCCTTGGGTTTTTATATTCTCAAATACAACCGTGGCACCGTCTTGTAGCGTGGCAAAGGTTTTTTTCATCTCATCGGTCATCCGATTGCCTTTAGCAGAAAACACCTTATCTGCCACATGCACTTCAAAGGAACTTACCTTATAAACCAAATTGCATGGCTCATCGACCAATGCCAACGAATCCGCCCCCATCAGCAAAGCGGATGTTCCCACCTCAATGAAAGGTAGATCGTTGATAGTGGCCATAGACGAGGCGCAATCTTGCGCATTCGAAACCAATGCAACGGCAAACAAACTGATAACAATGGCCAATTTCTTCATGGTGTAGCTGATTAATCTAAAGACATACGTTTGCGCTACCCCAAGGTTACGCAGGTCCCATTGTAAGAATGACAGATCGATAGTCATCAAGTTGTTGAACTAATTCGCATCTTGTAGCTTTCTCAAACACTCGGAATTGACAACAGCCATCATCATCACCCTTTGTTCGCTGCTTTTG comes from the Flavobacteriales bacterium genome and includes:
- a CDS encoding inorganic diphosphatase, which encodes MIYDPKNPWHSVHPGEDAPNIVTGIIEIPKDSRAKYELDKDTGMLKLDRVLFSSMYYPANYGFIPQTYCDDNDPLDILVLSQISIVPLCLVSAKVIGVMQMLDGGSADDKIIAVANYDMSVNHINDISELPSHFLRELRFFFEQYKKLENKTVAVEDFQNAEAARKVIEKSLLDYKDLIAS
- a CDS encoding TerC/Alx family metal homeostasis membrane protein codes for the protein MNFWIILITYLLALLAFDFLVLHRKNKLVTMRKAALETVFFVLNALAFSGIVYWRYDSGSMGTLDGLSGSNAVAKYISGYLIELSLSVDNLFVMAMIFASFKVPSQYQHRLLFLGILGALVFRALLISVGLTLIESVKGIGIVFGLFLLYTAFKTLKSEADHEEVEEPKGISKYFRFRHVDGGKFITRKDGNLVFTSLFGALISIEFSDLLFALDSIPAIFGVTTDPFIVYSSNIFAIMGLRSLYFFLASMLDKFVYLKYSVFAILVFVAIKLMTAEFYQMPEWFSLLFIFLSLAIGIYVSLSRHKSVDP